One part of the Vitis riparia cultivar Riparia Gloire de Montpellier isolate 1030 chromosome 8, EGFV_Vit.rip_1.0, whole genome shotgun sequence genome encodes these proteins:
- the LOC117920793 gene encoding guanylate kinase 2: protein MGEAPAFFVDDLQQVFSNGFDPKPKVSESKTTVGDKIYAIGEAHEGLALSTRIFDKSTGEWVIPAVLGTKPEAGKGHSAVLVNEDRILIIKRGSTPDDCIWFLEVDTEFVREQKKTLGTEVVAWSRGVIGDANKPIVISGPSGVGKGTLISKLMKEFPSMFGFSVSHTTRAPRDKEINGVHYHFTERSVMEKEINDGKFLEFAKVHGNLYGTSIEAVEVVADAGKKCILDIDVQGARSVRASSLEAIFIFICPPSFEELEKRLRARGTETEEQIQKRLRNAKAELEQGQSSGLFDHILVNDDLDKCYENLKKLLDLDGNVADTFSKPSSKPVELPIGHSVLKINEKVVISCRTQELEKASKNLIVLDVSSLKGGAPGRTRGLKMRAMDSFSDAVNGINHLS from the exons ATG GGAGAAGCTCCAGCTTTCTTTGTTGATGATCTGCAGCAGGTTTTTTCAAATGGGTTTGATCCAAAACCCAAAGTCTCTGAGTCGAAAACCACTGTGGGGGACAAAATA TATGCGATTGGTGAGGCACATGAGGGGTTAGCATTATCGACTCGGATATTTGACAAATCTACAGGCGAATG GGTGATCCCTGCCGTGTTGGGAACAAAACCCGAAGCAGGTAAGGGCCATTCGGCTGTGCTTGTAAATGAGGATCGGATATTGATCATCAAGAGGGGTTCCACCCCTGATGACTGCATTTGGTTTCTTGAG GTGGATACTGAATTTGTAAGGGAGCAGAAAAAAACTTTGGGTACTGAGGTAGTTGCTTGGAGTAGGGGAGTTATTGGTGATGCCAATAAGCCAATTGTTATTAGTGGTCCTTCTGGAGTGGGTAAGGGTACATTAATATCCAAACTGATGAAGGAATTTCCATCCATGTTTGGGTTCTCTGTGAGCCACACAACCCGGGCTCCAAGAGACAAGGAAATCAATGGGGTTCATTACCATTTCACGGAGCGGAGTGTTATGGAGAAAGAGATAAATGATGGAAAGTTCCTTGAGTTTGCTAAGGTTCATGGGAATCTCTATGGAACCAGTATTGAAGCTGTTGAAGTGGTTGCAGATGCTGGAAAG AAATGCATTCTTGACATTGATGTTCAAGGGGCAAGGTCCGTGAGGGCTAGTTCTCTTGAAGCCATTTTCATCTTTATCTGTCCACCCTCATTTGAGGAGCTTGAGAAGCGCCTTCGTGCAAG GGGAACAGAAACAGAGGAACAGATCCAAAAACGACTCCGGAATGCAAAAGCAGAGCTTGAACAAGGGCAATCATCTGGTCTCTTTGATCATATCTTAGTAAACGATGACCTCGACAAGTGCTATGAGAATCTCAAG AAATTGTTGGACCTAGACGGAAATGTTGCTGATACTTTCTCCAAACCTT CATCAAAACCAGTTGAGCTGCCCATAGGCCATTCGGTGttgaaaatcaatgaaaaagtcGTGATAAGCTGTAGAACTCAGGAACTAGAAAAAGCTTCAAAGAACTT GATTGTATTGGATGTATCTTCACTCAAAGGAGGGGCACCAGGACGGACAAGAGGGCTAAAAATGAGAGCTATGGACTCATTTTCAGATGCCGTGAATGGGATCAATCACCTCAGCTAA